A genomic window from Phoenix dactylifera cultivar Barhee BC4 chromosome 7, palm_55x_up_171113_PBpolish2nd_filt_p, whole genome shotgun sequence includes:
- the LOC103707766 gene encoding protein SEMI-ROLLED LEAF 2-like isoform X3 yields MGVMSRRVLPACASLCCFCPSLRARSRLPVKRYKKLLANILPQFLDGEPNDRMISKLCEYTSKNPMRIPKITKCLEQRFYKELRNEHFCLAKAVPCIYRRLLASLPLPAGLLIVSLFAPSLLGIVRTLLDQTQEDDMCILGCLMLVDFLNSQVDGTYMANVEGLIPKLCHLGQNVGRDVGGLRVRSAVLQALASVVQFMGEYSHISTDFDDIVSVTLENYKAHQMGSENHKQDLQYIQPPNHCMEEGIRIEDDVSSFQDSWKKVLLVHNSVKVEPGTTVDISKSLIYWSRVCLHNMANLAKEATTVRRVLEPLFRNFDSENYWSPEKGVACSVLTEMWALLEKSGQNSHLLLSIIIKHLDHKNVAKQPLMQISIVNVVTHLARHAKSQASVAIITAISDLMRHLRKCMQCSIEASNLGVDVDDWNSILHFALEECLVQLTNKVGDVGPILDMMAVVLDNLSSTAIVAKTTISSVYRLAQIIASIPNLSYRKKAFPEALFHQLLLAMAHPDHETRVGSHRVFSAILGPSIICPWLISCIPVTLKGYDPQGTLLVALSGFCSSRGILKKLGKETTVKNERLEKMGKMNAAVERTLKDRYQQMNADISQCTVYPSQNDPHSINFSPSLSLSNGRAVTKTRQEEPTFMRLRNHQVGLLLSSIWAQATSQYNMPANYEAMAHSYNLALLFSQSKNSSHVALVRGFQLAFSLRRISLDHENRLQPSRRRSLCTLASSMLLFSAKACDLAVLVPSMKATITEKMVDPHLHLIDDSRLQESPINKAVYGSEEDEVAALKFLVVIENNDKQLKETVISHLLKKFENLPEEKLMDIKEQLLQEFSPDDAFPLGGPLFMETPHPCSPFEQWECQSFDMVNDASALSDEENLLLDTCGSQSDRKTSESINAYDVLSVNQLIESVLETARQVTIVPVTSTPVPYDQMKRQCEALVMGKQQKMSVLQSFKHQQEGSKDLIEENELVHYPEGETKSIGKEQIWGGDSASSGSKESLRLPPSSPYDKFLKAAGS; encoded by the exons ATTACAAAGTGCTTAGAGCAAAGATTTTATAAAGAATTGCGGAATGAACACTTCTGTCTTGCAAAAGCTGTGCCGTGCATATATAGGAGACTTTTAGCTTCAT TACCTTTGCCGGCAGGATTATTGATTGT GTCATTGTTTGCTCCTAGCTTATTGGGCATTGTACGAACACTTCTTGATCAAACACAAGAAGATGACATGTGTATTCTGGGTTGTCTTATGCTTGTTGACTTTCTTAACAGTCAG GTGGATGGCACTTACATGGCCAACGTAGAAGGACTCATACCCAAACTTTGTCATCTTGGTCAAAATGTAGGGAGAGATGTTGGGGGACTCCGAGTGCGCTCTGCAGTGTTGCAAGCTCTTGCTTCTGTG GTGCAATTCATGGGCGAGTACTCCCATATCTCAACAGACTTTGATGAT ATTGTCTCAGTAACCTTGGAAAATTATAAGGCTCATCAAATGGGCTCAGAAAATCATAAGCAAGATTTGCAATACATTCAACCTCCGAATCACTGCATGGAAGAAGGTATCAGAATTGAAGATGACGTTTCTTCCTTCCAGGATTCCTGGAAGAAGGTTCTGTTAGTACATAACAGTGTAAAAGTTGAACCGGGTACCACAGT GGATATTTCCAAAAGCCTTATATACTGGTCTAGAGTTTGCTTGCACAATATGGCCAATCTTGCTAAGGAGGCAACTACTGTGAGGCGTGTTTTAGAACCCCTATTTCGTAACTTCGACAGTGAAAATTATTGGTCTCCTGAGAAAGGAGTTGCTTGTTCTGTTTTAACTGAAATGTGGGCTCTATTGGAGAAGTCAG GACAAAACAGCCATTTGCTATTATCTATCATAATCAAGCACTTAGATCACAAGAATGTCGCCAAGCAGCCTCTTATGCAGATTAGTATTGTCAATGTGGTGACACATCTTGCACGGCATGCAAAGTCGCAGGCTTCAGTAGCTATAATTACTGCAATCAGCGacttgatgagacatttgcgcAAATGCATGCAATGTTCAATCGAAGCATCAAACTTGGGTGTTGATGTCGATGACTGGAACTCTATTCTTCATTTTGCCTTAGAAGAGTGTCTTGTGCAACTGACAAACAAG GTAGGGGATGTTGGACCTATTCTTGATATGATGGCTGTCGTGCTGGACAATCTCTCTTCTACTGCTATTGTTGCAAAAACTACAATTTCTTCTGTTTATCGTCTTGCACAGATAATAGCTTCTATCCCTAACTTATCATATCGCAAGAAG GCTTTTCCAGAAGCTTTATTTCACCAGCTTCTCTTAGCAATGGCACACCCAGACCATGAAACAAGAGTTGGCTCCCATCGTGTTTTTTCTGCCATTCTTGGGCCCTCAATTATTTGTCCTTGGTTAATTTCATGTATTCCAGTTACATTGAAGGGATATGATCCACAAGGTACACTTTTGGTAGCTCTCTCAGGTTTTTGTTCTTCAAGGGGTATATTGAAGAAGTTGGGGAAAGAAACTACTGTTAAGAATGAACGCCTAGAAAAGATGGGGAAGATGAATGCGGCAGTGGAACGTACACTGAAGGATAGATACCAACAGATGAATGCAGACATAAGCCAGTGTACAGTTTACCCCTCCCAGAATGATCCTCATAGCATCaacttctctccctccctttctctgtCTAATGGGAGAGCTGTTACTAAAACTAGACAAGAA GAGCCAACATTTATGAGATTGAGAAATCACCAAGTGGGTCTTCTGCTCTCATCAATATGGGCTCAGGCAACATCACAATATAATATGCCTGCAAATTATGAAGCAATGGCACACAGTTACAACCTTGCTTTATTATTTTCTCAATCGAAA AACTCTAGTCATGTGGCTCTAGTTCGTGGTTTTCAGTTAGCATTTTCACTGAGGAGGATCTCCCTTGACCATGAAA ATCGTTTGCAGCCATCTCGCAGAAGGTCCCTATGTACCTTGGCATCATCCATGCTTCTATTTTCAGCAAAGGCCTGTGATCTTGCAGTCTTAGTTCCTTCCATGAAGGCGACCATCACAGAGAAAATG GTCGATCCTCATCTTCATCTGATTGATGATAGCAGATTGCAAGAATCTCCTATCAATAAGGCAGTTTATGGGTCTGAGGAAGATGAAGTTGCTGCATTGAAATTCCTTGTAGtaatagaaaataatgataagCAACTAAAAGAGACTGTGATATCCCAtttactaaagaagtttgaaaaCTTGCCAGAG GAAAAGTTAATGGACATAAAAGAGCAGCTCTTACAGGAATTCTCACCTGATGATGCCTTTCCACTTGGTGGTCCCTTGTTCATGGAGACACCGCATCCATGTTCACCATTCGAACAATGGGAATGCCAATCTTTCGACATG GTCAATGATGCTTCTGCACTTTCGGATGAGGAAAATCTACTTTTAGACACGTGCGGAAGTCAGTCAGATAGGAAAACATCAGAATCCATAAATGCATATGATGTTTTAAGTGTTAATCAATTGATAGAATCG GTTCTCGAAACAGCACGACAAGTTACTATCGTACCAGTTACTTCCACCCCTGTGCCATATGACCAAATGAAAAGACAGTGTGAAGCCCTTGTCATGGGTAAGCAACAAAAGATGTCAGTGCTTCAAAGTTTCAAGCACCAGCAAGAAGGATCAAAGGACCTGATAGAAGAGAATGAG TTAGTGCATTATCCCGAGGGAGAGACGAAATCAATTGGCAAGGAGCAAATTTGGGGCGGTGATTCAGCATCTAGTGGGTCCAAGGAGTCCTTACGGTTACCACCTTCAAGTCCGTATGACAAATTTCTAAAAGCTGCTGGATCTTGA
- the LOC103707766 gene encoding protein SEMI-ROLLED LEAF 2-like isoform X2, producing the protein MGVMSRRVLPACASLCCFCPSLRARSRLPVKRYKKLLANILPQFLDGEPNDRMISKLCEYTSKNPMRIPKITKCLEQRFYKELRNEHFCLAKAVPCIYRRLLASCKEQMSLFAPSLLGIVRTLLDQTQEDDMCILGCLMLVDFLNSQVDGTYMANVEGLIPKLCHLGQNVGRDVGGLRVRSAVLQALASVVQFMGEYSHISTDFDDIVSVTLENYKAHQMGSENHKQDLQYIQPPNHCMEEGIRIEDDVSSFQDSWKKVLLVHNSVKVEPGTTVDISKSLIYWSRVCLHNMANLAKEATTVRRVLEPLFRNFDSENYWSPEKGVACSVLTEMWALLEKSGQNSHLLLSIIIKHLDHKNVAKQPLMQISIVNVVTHLARHAKSQASVAIITAISDLMRHLRKCMQCSIEASNLGVDVDDWNSILHFALEECLVQLTNKVGDVGPILDMMAVVLDNLSSTAIVAKTTISSVYRLAQIIASIPNLSYRKKAFPEALFHQLLLAMAHPDHETRVGSHRVFSAILGPSIICPWLISCIPVTLKGYDPQGTLLVALSGFCSSRGILKKLGKETTVKNERLEKMGKMNAAVERTLKDRYQQMNADISQCTVYPSQNDPHSINFSPSLSLSNGRAVTKTRQEEPTFMRLRNHQVGLLLSSIWAQATSQYNMPANYEAMAHSYNLALLFSQSKNSSHVALVRGFQLAFSLRRISLDHENRLQPSRRRSLCTLASSMLLFSAKACDLAVLVPSMKATITEKMVDPHLHLIDDSRLQESPINKAVYGSEEDEVAALKFLVVIENNDKQLKETVISHLLKKFENLPEEKLMDIKEQLLQEFSPDDAFPLGGPLFMETPHPCSPFEQWECQSFDMVNDASALSDEENLLLDTCGSQSDRKTSESINAYDVLSVNQLIESVLETARQVTIVPVTSTPVPYDQMKRQCEALVMGKQQKMSVLQSFKHQQEGSKDLIEENEVNSLDSYKLVHYPEGETKSIGKEQIWGGDSASSGSKESLRLPPSSPYDKFLKAAGS; encoded by the exons ATTACAAAGTGCTTAGAGCAAAGATTTTATAAAGAATTGCGGAATGAACACTTCTGTCTTGCAAAAGCTGTGCCGTGCATATATAGGAGACTTTTAGCTTCATGTAAGGAGCAGAT GTCATTGTTTGCTCCTAGCTTATTGGGCATTGTACGAACACTTCTTGATCAAACACAAGAAGATGACATGTGTATTCTGGGTTGTCTTATGCTTGTTGACTTTCTTAACAGTCAG GTGGATGGCACTTACATGGCCAACGTAGAAGGACTCATACCCAAACTTTGTCATCTTGGTCAAAATGTAGGGAGAGATGTTGGGGGACTCCGAGTGCGCTCTGCAGTGTTGCAAGCTCTTGCTTCTGTG GTGCAATTCATGGGCGAGTACTCCCATATCTCAACAGACTTTGATGAT ATTGTCTCAGTAACCTTGGAAAATTATAAGGCTCATCAAATGGGCTCAGAAAATCATAAGCAAGATTTGCAATACATTCAACCTCCGAATCACTGCATGGAAGAAGGTATCAGAATTGAAGATGACGTTTCTTCCTTCCAGGATTCCTGGAAGAAGGTTCTGTTAGTACATAACAGTGTAAAAGTTGAACCGGGTACCACAGT GGATATTTCCAAAAGCCTTATATACTGGTCTAGAGTTTGCTTGCACAATATGGCCAATCTTGCTAAGGAGGCAACTACTGTGAGGCGTGTTTTAGAACCCCTATTTCGTAACTTCGACAGTGAAAATTATTGGTCTCCTGAGAAAGGAGTTGCTTGTTCTGTTTTAACTGAAATGTGGGCTCTATTGGAGAAGTCAG GACAAAACAGCCATTTGCTATTATCTATCATAATCAAGCACTTAGATCACAAGAATGTCGCCAAGCAGCCTCTTATGCAGATTAGTATTGTCAATGTGGTGACACATCTTGCACGGCATGCAAAGTCGCAGGCTTCAGTAGCTATAATTACTGCAATCAGCGacttgatgagacatttgcgcAAATGCATGCAATGTTCAATCGAAGCATCAAACTTGGGTGTTGATGTCGATGACTGGAACTCTATTCTTCATTTTGCCTTAGAAGAGTGTCTTGTGCAACTGACAAACAAG GTAGGGGATGTTGGACCTATTCTTGATATGATGGCTGTCGTGCTGGACAATCTCTCTTCTACTGCTATTGTTGCAAAAACTACAATTTCTTCTGTTTATCGTCTTGCACAGATAATAGCTTCTATCCCTAACTTATCATATCGCAAGAAG GCTTTTCCAGAAGCTTTATTTCACCAGCTTCTCTTAGCAATGGCACACCCAGACCATGAAACAAGAGTTGGCTCCCATCGTGTTTTTTCTGCCATTCTTGGGCCCTCAATTATTTGTCCTTGGTTAATTTCATGTATTCCAGTTACATTGAAGGGATATGATCCACAAGGTACACTTTTGGTAGCTCTCTCAGGTTTTTGTTCTTCAAGGGGTATATTGAAGAAGTTGGGGAAAGAAACTACTGTTAAGAATGAACGCCTAGAAAAGATGGGGAAGATGAATGCGGCAGTGGAACGTACACTGAAGGATAGATACCAACAGATGAATGCAGACATAAGCCAGTGTACAGTTTACCCCTCCCAGAATGATCCTCATAGCATCaacttctctccctccctttctctgtCTAATGGGAGAGCTGTTACTAAAACTAGACAAGAA GAGCCAACATTTATGAGATTGAGAAATCACCAAGTGGGTCTTCTGCTCTCATCAATATGGGCTCAGGCAACATCACAATATAATATGCCTGCAAATTATGAAGCAATGGCACACAGTTACAACCTTGCTTTATTATTTTCTCAATCGAAA AACTCTAGTCATGTGGCTCTAGTTCGTGGTTTTCAGTTAGCATTTTCACTGAGGAGGATCTCCCTTGACCATGAAA ATCGTTTGCAGCCATCTCGCAGAAGGTCCCTATGTACCTTGGCATCATCCATGCTTCTATTTTCAGCAAAGGCCTGTGATCTTGCAGTCTTAGTTCCTTCCATGAAGGCGACCATCACAGAGAAAATG GTCGATCCTCATCTTCATCTGATTGATGATAGCAGATTGCAAGAATCTCCTATCAATAAGGCAGTTTATGGGTCTGAGGAAGATGAAGTTGCTGCATTGAAATTCCTTGTAGtaatagaaaataatgataagCAACTAAAAGAGACTGTGATATCCCAtttactaaagaagtttgaaaaCTTGCCAGAG GAAAAGTTAATGGACATAAAAGAGCAGCTCTTACAGGAATTCTCACCTGATGATGCCTTTCCACTTGGTGGTCCCTTGTTCATGGAGACACCGCATCCATGTTCACCATTCGAACAATGGGAATGCCAATCTTTCGACATG GTCAATGATGCTTCTGCACTTTCGGATGAGGAAAATCTACTTTTAGACACGTGCGGAAGTCAGTCAGATAGGAAAACATCAGAATCCATAAATGCATATGATGTTTTAAGTGTTAATCAATTGATAGAATCG GTTCTCGAAACAGCACGACAAGTTACTATCGTACCAGTTACTTCCACCCCTGTGCCATATGACCAAATGAAAAGACAGTGTGAAGCCCTTGTCATGGGTAAGCAACAAAAGATGTCAGTGCTTCAAAGTTTCAAGCACCAGCAAGAAGGATCAAAGGACCTGATAGAAGAGAATGAGGTCAATTCCTTGGATAGTTACAAG TTAGTGCATTATCCCGAGGGAGAGACGAAATCAATTGGCAAGGAGCAAATTTGGGGCGGTGATTCAGCATCTAGTGGGTCCAAGGAGTCCTTACGGTTACCACCTTCAAGTCCGTATGACAAATTTCTAAAAGCTGCTGGATCTTGA
- the LOC103707766 gene encoding protein SEMI-ROLLED LEAF 2-like isoform X1, with protein MGVMSRRVLPACASLCCFCPSLRARSRLPVKRYKKLLANILPQFLDGEPNDRMISKLCEYTSKNPMRIPKITKCLEQRFYKELRNEHFCLAKAVPCIYRRLLASLPLPAGLLIVSLFAPSLLGIVRTLLDQTQEDDMCILGCLMLVDFLNSQVDGTYMANVEGLIPKLCHLGQNVGRDVGGLRVRSAVLQALASVVQFMGEYSHISTDFDDIVSVTLENYKAHQMGSENHKQDLQYIQPPNHCMEEGIRIEDDVSSFQDSWKKVLLVHNSVKVEPGTTVDISKSLIYWSRVCLHNMANLAKEATTVRRVLEPLFRNFDSENYWSPEKGVACSVLTEMWALLEKSGQNSHLLLSIIIKHLDHKNVAKQPLMQISIVNVVTHLARHAKSQASVAIITAISDLMRHLRKCMQCSIEASNLGVDVDDWNSILHFALEECLVQLTNKVGDVGPILDMMAVVLDNLSSTAIVAKTTISSVYRLAQIIASIPNLSYRKKAFPEALFHQLLLAMAHPDHETRVGSHRVFSAILGPSIICPWLISCIPVTLKGYDPQGTLLVALSGFCSSRGILKKLGKETTVKNERLEKMGKMNAAVERTLKDRYQQMNADISQCTVYPSQNDPHSINFSPSLSLSNGRAVTKTRQEEPTFMRLRNHQVGLLLSSIWAQATSQYNMPANYEAMAHSYNLALLFSQSKNSSHVALVRGFQLAFSLRRISLDHENRLQPSRRRSLCTLASSMLLFSAKACDLAVLVPSMKATITEKMVDPHLHLIDDSRLQESPINKAVYGSEEDEVAALKFLVVIENNDKQLKETVISHLLKKFENLPEEKLMDIKEQLLQEFSPDDAFPLGGPLFMETPHPCSPFEQWECQSFDMVNDASALSDEENLLLDTCGSQSDRKTSESINAYDVLSVNQLIESVLETARQVTIVPVTSTPVPYDQMKRQCEALVMGKQQKMSVLQSFKHQQEGSKDLIEENEVNSLDSYKLVHYPEGETKSIGKEQIWGGDSASSGSKESLRLPPSSPYDKFLKAAGS; from the exons ATTACAAAGTGCTTAGAGCAAAGATTTTATAAAGAATTGCGGAATGAACACTTCTGTCTTGCAAAAGCTGTGCCGTGCATATATAGGAGACTTTTAGCTTCAT TACCTTTGCCGGCAGGATTATTGATTGT GTCATTGTTTGCTCCTAGCTTATTGGGCATTGTACGAACACTTCTTGATCAAACACAAGAAGATGACATGTGTATTCTGGGTTGTCTTATGCTTGTTGACTTTCTTAACAGTCAG GTGGATGGCACTTACATGGCCAACGTAGAAGGACTCATACCCAAACTTTGTCATCTTGGTCAAAATGTAGGGAGAGATGTTGGGGGACTCCGAGTGCGCTCTGCAGTGTTGCAAGCTCTTGCTTCTGTG GTGCAATTCATGGGCGAGTACTCCCATATCTCAACAGACTTTGATGAT ATTGTCTCAGTAACCTTGGAAAATTATAAGGCTCATCAAATGGGCTCAGAAAATCATAAGCAAGATTTGCAATACATTCAACCTCCGAATCACTGCATGGAAGAAGGTATCAGAATTGAAGATGACGTTTCTTCCTTCCAGGATTCCTGGAAGAAGGTTCTGTTAGTACATAACAGTGTAAAAGTTGAACCGGGTACCACAGT GGATATTTCCAAAAGCCTTATATACTGGTCTAGAGTTTGCTTGCACAATATGGCCAATCTTGCTAAGGAGGCAACTACTGTGAGGCGTGTTTTAGAACCCCTATTTCGTAACTTCGACAGTGAAAATTATTGGTCTCCTGAGAAAGGAGTTGCTTGTTCTGTTTTAACTGAAATGTGGGCTCTATTGGAGAAGTCAG GACAAAACAGCCATTTGCTATTATCTATCATAATCAAGCACTTAGATCACAAGAATGTCGCCAAGCAGCCTCTTATGCAGATTAGTATTGTCAATGTGGTGACACATCTTGCACGGCATGCAAAGTCGCAGGCTTCAGTAGCTATAATTACTGCAATCAGCGacttgatgagacatttgcgcAAATGCATGCAATGTTCAATCGAAGCATCAAACTTGGGTGTTGATGTCGATGACTGGAACTCTATTCTTCATTTTGCCTTAGAAGAGTGTCTTGTGCAACTGACAAACAAG GTAGGGGATGTTGGACCTATTCTTGATATGATGGCTGTCGTGCTGGACAATCTCTCTTCTACTGCTATTGTTGCAAAAACTACAATTTCTTCTGTTTATCGTCTTGCACAGATAATAGCTTCTATCCCTAACTTATCATATCGCAAGAAG GCTTTTCCAGAAGCTTTATTTCACCAGCTTCTCTTAGCAATGGCACACCCAGACCATGAAACAAGAGTTGGCTCCCATCGTGTTTTTTCTGCCATTCTTGGGCCCTCAATTATTTGTCCTTGGTTAATTTCATGTATTCCAGTTACATTGAAGGGATATGATCCACAAGGTACACTTTTGGTAGCTCTCTCAGGTTTTTGTTCTTCAAGGGGTATATTGAAGAAGTTGGGGAAAGAAACTACTGTTAAGAATGAACGCCTAGAAAAGATGGGGAAGATGAATGCGGCAGTGGAACGTACACTGAAGGATAGATACCAACAGATGAATGCAGACATAAGCCAGTGTACAGTTTACCCCTCCCAGAATGATCCTCATAGCATCaacttctctccctccctttctctgtCTAATGGGAGAGCTGTTACTAAAACTAGACAAGAA GAGCCAACATTTATGAGATTGAGAAATCACCAAGTGGGTCTTCTGCTCTCATCAATATGGGCTCAGGCAACATCACAATATAATATGCCTGCAAATTATGAAGCAATGGCACACAGTTACAACCTTGCTTTATTATTTTCTCAATCGAAA AACTCTAGTCATGTGGCTCTAGTTCGTGGTTTTCAGTTAGCATTTTCACTGAGGAGGATCTCCCTTGACCATGAAA ATCGTTTGCAGCCATCTCGCAGAAGGTCCCTATGTACCTTGGCATCATCCATGCTTCTATTTTCAGCAAAGGCCTGTGATCTTGCAGTCTTAGTTCCTTCCATGAAGGCGACCATCACAGAGAAAATG GTCGATCCTCATCTTCATCTGATTGATGATAGCAGATTGCAAGAATCTCCTATCAATAAGGCAGTTTATGGGTCTGAGGAAGATGAAGTTGCTGCATTGAAATTCCTTGTAGtaatagaaaataatgataagCAACTAAAAGAGACTGTGATATCCCAtttactaaagaagtttgaaaaCTTGCCAGAG GAAAAGTTAATGGACATAAAAGAGCAGCTCTTACAGGAATTCTCACCTGATGATGCCTTTCCACTTGGTGGTCCCTTGTTCATGGAGACACCGCATCCATGTTCACCATTCGAACAATGGGAATGCCAATCTTTCGACATG GTCAATGATGCTTCTGCACTTTCGGATGAGGAAAATCTACTTTTAGACACGTGCGGAAGTCAGTCAGATAGGAAAACATCAGAATCCATAAATGCATATGATGTTTTAAGTGTTAATCAATTGATAGAATCG GTTCTCGAAACAGCACGACAAGTTACTATCGTACCAGTTACTTCCACCCCTGTGCCATATGACCAAATGAAAAGACAGTGTGAAGCCCTTGTCATGGGTAAGCAACAAAAGATGTCAGTGCTTCAAAGTTTCAAGCACCAGCAAGAAGGATCAAAGGACCTGATAGAAGAGAATGAGGTCAATTCCTTGGATAGTTACAAG TTAGTGCATTATCCCGAGGGAGAGACGAAATCAATTGGCAAGGAGCAAATTTGGGGCGGTGATTCAGCATCTAGTGGGTCCAAGGAGTCCTTACGGTTACCACCTTCAAGTCCGTATGACAAATTTCTAAAAGCTGCTGGATCTTGA